Genomic window (Streptomyces sp. SLBN-31):
TGAGCGTGGAGACGGTGCGGACGGTCGCGGTGCCCGCCGACCGAGGGGGTGTCGCGGAAGCCGGGCGGGGCGTGGCTGCCGCTTCTGACGCGCCGGTGAACCCTCGTGTCGAGGGGGCCGCCGTGCCGGCGCCTGCCGGTGCCGCCTCCGTCGTGGTCGAGGTGTGGGACGACGGGGCCGCCTGTCTGGCGGCGCGGGAGTCGGCCCTGCGGGCTCGGGCCGCGGAAGTCGCCCTCCGCGAGGAGCGCGACCGTGCCGCGAACGGCAGGTCGTGGTGGCGAGGGGCCCTGGCGCGGCTCAACTCCCCTGTTCTGCGCCGCCACTTCGGGACCGTCGCGGGTGTCGTCATCCTCGGGGCCCTGCTGTGGCACCTCGGTACCGGTGTGCTGCTGGACGGGCTGCGGCGGATCGACGCGACGACACTGGTGCTGGCGCTCGTGACCGGTGTGGTCACCACCGTGCTCAGCGCCTGGCGCTGGGCGCTGGTGGCCCGGAGCCTGAAGATGCGGCTGCCGCTCGGGGCGGCCGTCGCCGACTACTACCGCGCGCTGTTCCTGAACGCCGCCCTGCCCGGCGGTGTCCTCGGGGACGTGCACCGGGCCGTCCGGCACGGCAAGGACGCCGGTGACCTCGGCCGCGGGGTACGGTCGGTCGTCCTCGAACGGGTCGCCGGACAGGTCGCGCTGACCGTCGTCGGCGGCGCGGTGCTGCTGACGATGCCGTCCCCCGTGCGCGCCGAGGTCCGCAGCTTCGCCCCGCCCGTCCTGCTCGCGGTGGTCGGCGCACTGGCCGTCGTCCTGGCGCTGCGGATGAACCGTACCGCCGACCCGCGCCGGGGCCGCGCCCTGCGCGCGAGCCTCGCGGAGGCGCGCGAAGGACTGCTCTCCCGCCGCAACGGACCCGGCGTCGCGCTCTCCTCGCTGCTCGTCCTAGCCGGTCACATCGGGATGTTCGTGCTCGCCGCCCGGGTCGCCGGCTCCCCGGCCTCCGTCGCCGCGCTCATCCCGCTCGCGGTGCTGGCACTGGTGGCCATGGGGCTGCCGCTGAACGTCGGCGGCTTCGGCCCCCGTGAGGGCGTCACCGCCTGGGCGTTCGGCGCGGCCGGACTCGGTGCGAGCAGCGGCGTGGCGGTCGCCGTCGTGTACGGCGTGCTCAGCTTCGTCGCCGCCCTGCCGGGCGCGGTCGTCCTCGTCGCCCGCTGGTACACGGGGCTGCGGGCGGGTTCCGGGCAGGCCCCGGAACCCGGCACCGGCTATTCGCGTCCTTCCTCCGAGGTGAGGAGCGAGAAATACGCGCCGAAGGATTCCGCGAGGCTCGCCAGCAGTTCCTTCCCCTTTTCGGCGGAGCCCAGCGAAGGCCGTCCGATGACGCCCGAATCGGTATAGCCGGACATACCGAGGGTGAGCAGATGACGACGGTCGTCCGCGACGAAATCGGAGGTCTCGTAACCGGGCCGGAGGAATTCCGGGTGAGCGTGCAGAAGGATGGAGGTCTCGATTTCTCCCGCGTGCATGTCGGTCAGCAGCGAGGTGGTCACCCCCGCCCGCTGCCGCGCCGTCTCCCAGTCCTCCACGGCCGGGAAGAGCGCCATGTGCTCGCCGCGGGCGGAGGATTCCTGAACGACGTTGCCCAGCACGTAGTTCCCGCCGTGCCCGTTGACCACCACCAGGGCGTCGACGCCGGAGCGGCGCAGGGACTGCGCGATGTCACTCACCACCGCATGAAGGGTCACAGAGGAGATGCTGACGGTCCCGGGCCAGCCCGCGTGCTCGTGCGAGCAGGAGATCGTCACCGGAGGGAGGAGGTGCACCGGGTACGCCGCCGCGATCTCCCGGGCCACGGCACAGGCGACCAGCGTGTCGGTCGCCAGCGGAAGGAACGGACCGTGCTGTTCGAAGCTTCCCACCGGAAGGACCGCGACCTGCGTTGAGACACCCGCCGCCCTGGTCCGTACCTCTTCCGTGGTGTCCGCCGGCACCAGCCCGTCCGCCGCCGTACGTGCGCCCGAACCACTCATTTCTTCACGGCCTTTCGTCTCTGCTTAGGAATCGAATCATGACAGATAAAATCGGAGTACTCGGCAAGAAGACCGCGAAGCGCACCGGCGTGGAACGCATAGTGAATGCCCCGCTGCCCACGGTGTACGGACAATTCAGGGCGGTCGGTTACATCGATCACGATCGCGGTGACGAACAAGTCGCCCTCGTGCACGGTGAGATCGGCACGGACGACGTCCTGACCCGGCTGCATTCCGAGTGCCTGACGGGTGACGCGTTCGGCTCCCAGCACTGCGAGTGCGGGGACCAGTTGGCGTCCGCGCTGAAGGCCGTAGTCGCCGAGGGCAGCGGCATCGTCGTCTACCTGCGGGGCCACGAGGGCCGCGGTATCGGTCTGCTCGCCAAGCTGCGGGCGATGGCCCTGCAGGCGGAGGGCCTGGACACGGTCGAGGCCAACCTCGCGCTCGGGCTGCCGGTCGACGCCCGCGACTACGGTGTCGCCGCCGGCATCCTGCACGACCTGGGCGTGAACTCCGTACGCCTGATGTCCAACAACCCGCGCAAGCGCGAGGCGTTGGTCGAGCACGGCATCGAAGTCGCCGAGACCGTACCCCTGTTGATCCCGCCGTGCGAGAGCAACATCACCTACCTGCGCACCAAGCGGGAACGGCTCGACCACGTGCTGCCGCACCTGGACGCCCTGGCCCACCTGTCCTGAACACGCGCTTACGGGCCGGCGGGCGGGGACAGGAAGAGGGGACGACCCGACATCCCCGGGAGGTTCGCCGGTGAACACGCAGGCCAGTGCCGTCATCATCGGCGGCGGGGTGATGGGCGCGAGCATCGCCTACCACCTCGCCGCCGCCGGTGTCCGCGACGTAGTCCTCGTCGAACGGGACGAACTCGCCTCCGGATCCACGTCGAAGGCGGCCGGCGGGGTGCGGGCGCAGTTCTCCGACGAGCTGAACATCCGGCTCGGGGCCCGCAGCCTGGAGGCGTTCGGCCGCTTCCACGAGGAGTTCGGGTACGACATCGGGCTGAACCGCGTCGGCTACCTGTTCCTGCTGTCGACGCCGGAAGAGGTCGCCTCCTTCGAGCGGAGCGTCGCGCTGCAGAACTCCCTGGGCGTGCCCAGCCGCATGATCACGCCGAAGGAGGCCCGCCGGCTCTCCCCGCTGATCAGCACCGACGGTCTGCTCGCCGCCGCCTTCTCCCCGGAGGACGGCCACTGCACCCCCGAGACGGTCGTGCACGGCTACGCCGCCGCAGCGCGCGCCCTGGGCGCCCGCGTCCTGCGGCACACCGAGGTCACCGGCATCGAACTGCGGGGCGACCGGATCACCGGCGTCGCCACGACCCTGGGCCGCATCGCGACCGACACGGTCGTCTGCGCGGCCGGCCCCTGGTCGCGGGCGGTCGGCGCGATGGCCGGCGTCGACCTGCCGGTCGTGCCGCTGCGCCGCCAGATCGCGGTCACCGAACCCCTCGCCGAGTCCCGCCCCGGCCTCCCCATGACGATCGACTTCACCACCAGCCTCTACTTCCACGCCGAGGGCCCAGGCCTCCTTCTGGGGATGTCCGATCCCGAGGAGCGGCCCGGCTTCGCCACCGACACGCACGACCGCTGGATCCCCGCTTTGTACGCGGCCATGGAGCGCCGCGCCCCGGCCCTGCTCGACCTGCGCCGCACCGGCGGCTGGGCGGGCCTGTACGAGATCACTCCCGACCACAACGCGTTGATCGGCGAGGCCACTTCGGTCTCCCGCTTCCTCTACGCCACCGGCTTCTCCGGACACGGCTTCCTCCAGGGTCCTGCCGTCGGCGAGGTGATCCGCGACCTGTACCTGGGCCGCGTACCCTTCGTGGACGTCCGCCCCTTGAGCGCCGACCGTTTCGCGGCCGACGCCCCGCGCCCGGAGGTCAATCTCGTATGACCGAGCTCCACCTGTGGCTGCGCCACGAGGCCCGTACGACCGAACGCCGCACGCCGCTCGTGCCGTCCGACGCCCGGCGGCTCGTCGAGGCGGGGGTGACGCTGACCGTGGAGGAGTCCCCGCAGCGGATCTTCCCGATCGAGGAGTACGAGGCGGCGGGCTGCGGCGTCGCGCCCGCGGGTTCGTGGGTGTCGGCGCCGGACGACGCCGTGATCCTGGGCCTGAAGGAACTCCCGGACGAGCCCGGTGAGTTGCCGCACCGCCATATCTTCTTCGGGCACGCCTACAAGCGGCAGCCGGGGGCCGAGACCCTGCTGCGGCGCTTCGCCGCCGGAGGAGGGGCCCTGCTCGACCTGGAGTACCTGGTCGACGACGACGGCCGTCGTCTCGCCGCCTTCGGCTTCTGGGCCGGTTACCTGGGCGCCGCCCTGGCCGTGCTCCAGCACCGCGGCAGGCTGGCCGTCCCGCTCACGCCGGGGTCGAAGGAGGAGCTGGACGACAGGCTCCGGCGGGCCGACGGGGACGAGGAGCTCACCGCGCTGGTGATCGGTGCCCTGGGCCGCAGCGGCCGCGGCGCGCGGGTCGCCTTCCAGGTCGCGGGTATCGACCCGACCTGCTGGGACCTCGCCGAGACCCGTGACCTGGACCGCCCCGCCCTGCTCGCCCACGACGTCATGGTGAACGCGGTCCTCGCCACCTCGCCCATCCCGCCCTTCGTGCGCGAGGAGGACCTCGACGACCCCGGCCGCCGTCTGCGCACCCTGTGCGACGTCACCTGCGACGTCGGCTCGCCGCTGAACGTCCTGCCGGTCTACGACCGCACCACGGACTGGGACGAGCCGGTGCGCCGGCTGCGCAAGGAACCCCATCTGGACCTCATCGCCATCGACAACCTGCCGTCTTTGCTGCCGCGGGAGTCCAGCACGGACTTCTCGTCCGCCCTGGTGCCGCAGTTGCTGGACTTCTCCGTCGGCGGGCCGTGGGGACGCTGTCTGGACCGGTTCCACCAGGCCTGCCGTGAACTCGGCGTCACGGAAGGGGACTCCGGCCGTGGCTGAGCCCGTCGCCGCGTCCGGCACCGTCCACTGGATCGGCGCCGGACTGTCCACGGGCAGCGGGCTCGCCCGGCTGTGCGAGACGGCCGGGCGGGTGCGTCTGTGGCATCGCAGCGAGACGCGGGCCGCGGACGCCCTGGACCGCCTCGGGCTCGGCTCGCGCGCCGAGCCCCGCGCCTACACGCTCCCCGCGCTCACCGCCGAACTGGCGCCCGGCGACATCGTCGTGTCGATGCTGCCCGCGCCGGAGCACGCCGGAATCCTGGCCGCCTGTGTCGCGGGCGGCGCCCATTTCGCCTGCTCCAGCTACGTCTCGGACGCCGTCCTCGAACAGGTGCCGCGGGCAGCGCGATCGGGCCTGGTCGTGCTCACCGAGGCCGGGCTCGACCCGGGCATCGACCACCTCTTCGCCCACAGCCTGGTCGCCCGCGCCGGCGCGGCCATCGGCGCGGGCACCCCGGCGTCGTACACCTTCACCTCGTACTGCGGCGGCATACC
Coding sequences:
- a CDS encoding creatininase family protein, with amino-acid sequence MSGSGARTAADGLVPADTTEEVRTRAAGVSTQVAVLPVGSFEQHGPFLPLATDTLVACAVAREIAAAYPVHLLPPVTISCSHEHAGWPGTVSISSVTLHAVVSDIAQSLRRSGVDALVVVNGHGGNYVLGNVVQESSARGEHMALFPAVEDWETARQRAGVTTSLLTDMHAGEIETSILLHAHPEFLRPGYETSDFVADDRRHLLTLGMSGYTDSGVIGRPSLGSAEKGKELLASLAESFGAYFSLLTSEEGRE
- the ribA gene encoding GTP cyclohydrolase II, producing the protein MTDKIGVLGKKTAKRTGVERIVNAPLPTVYGQFRAVGYIDHDRGDEQVALVHGEIGTDDVLTRLHSECLTGDAFGSQHCECGDQLASALKAVVAEGSGIVVYLRGHEGRGIGLLAKLRAMALQAEGLDTVEANLALGLPVDARDYGVAAGILHDLGVNSVRLMSNNPRKREALVEHGIEVAETVPLLIPPCESNITYLRTKRERLDHVLPHLDALAHLS
- a CDS encoding FAD-binding oxidoreductase; this translates as MNTQASAVIIGGGVMGASIAYHLAAAGVRDVVLVERDELASGSTSKAAGGVRAQFSDELNIRLGARSLEAFGRFHEEFGYDIGLNRVGYLFLLSTPEEVASFERSVALQNSLGVPSRMITPKEARRLSPLISTDGLLAAAFSPEDGHCTPETVVHGYAAAARALGARVLRHTEVTGIELRGDRITGVATTLGRIATDTVVCAAGPWSRAVGAMAGVDLPVVPLRRQIAVTEPLAESRPGLPMTIDFTTSLYFHAEGPGLLLGMSDPEERPGFATDTHDRWIPALYAAMERRAPALLDLRRTGGWAGLYEITPDHNALIGEATSVSRFLYATGFSGHGFLQGPAVGEVIRDLYLGRVPFVDVRPLSADRFAADAPRPEVNLV
- a CDS encoding saccharopine dehydrogenase, producing MTELHLWLRHEARTTERRTPLVPSDARRLVEAGVTLTVEESPQRIFPIEEYEAAGCGVAPAGSWVSAPDDAVILGLKELPDEPGELPHRHIFFGHAYKRQPGAETLLRRFAAGGGALLDLEYLVDDDGRRLAAFGFWAGYLGAALAVLQHRGRLAVPLTPGSKEELDDRLRRADGDEELTALVIGALGRSGRGARVAFQVAGIDPTCWDLAETRDLDRPALLAHDVMVNAVLATSPIPPFVREEDLDDPGRRLRTLCDVTCDVGSPLNVLPVYDRTTDWDEPVRRLRKEPHLDLIAIDNLPSLLPRESSTDFSSALVPQLLDFSVGGPWGRCLDRFHQACRELGVTEGDSGRG